The Parcubacteria group bacterium ADurb.Bin159 genomic sequence CTTTCCTCTCCCATTCATAAAATTTTGAACCCGGCCGTTTATCTCTCTCATCAATATAAACATTATAATTTGTTTCTGAAATTATTTTGTCGGCTGTTTCCTTGGCTTTAGCCACAATAGGTTCTTTCTCGTAATTCTTATCCCAAATAGGCACTATAACTATAGGAGTAGAAGCAATTTTAGGCGGCAAAATTAATCCTTTATCATCACTATGTGTCATTATTAATGCTCCAATAACCCTTGTGCTCATTCCCCAGCTTGTTTGCCAAACATATTGCTCTAACCCCTTTTCGTCGGCAAATTTAATATTAAAAGCTTTAGCAAAATTTTGACCAAGCATATGAGAAGTGGCTAATTGCAATGCTTTGCCGTCCTGCATCATTCCTTCTATGGTGGCGGTATAAACCGCCCCGGCAAATTTTTCATTTTCAGTTTTTATCCCCGTAATTGCCGGAATGGCCAAATAATCCTCCACAAAATTATGATAAAGTTCTAATATATCTCTGGTCATTTCGTCTGCTTCTTTTTTTGTAGAATGAGCAGTGTGCCCTTCTTGCCATAAAAATTCTGTAGTTCTTAAAAATGGTCTTGTTCTTAATTCCCAACGCATTACATTAGCCCATTGATTTAATATCAAAGGAAGATCTCGATAAGATTGTATCCATTTGGCATAGGTGTGATAAATTATCGTTTCCGAAGTTGGTCTAATAATATACGGTTCCTCTAACAATCCAGCGGGAATTAGTTTTTTATCCTTTGCCACTAAACGATGATGTGTAACCACAGCGCATTCTTTGGCAAATCCCTTTACATGTTCAGCCTCTTTTTCAAAAAAACTTTTGGGAATAAGAAGGGGGAAATAAGCGTTTCTTACCCCTTTTGATTTAAGCATAGCGTCTAAAATTTTTTGCACATTCTCCCATATAGCATAACCGTTTGGTTTAAAGACAATGCAACCCTTTACCGGTGAATTCTCGGCAAGTTCAGCTGCTTCTATTATGTCCAAATACCACTCTGAATAATTTTTAGACCGCGGAGTAATTTTGTATTGACATTCTTCTTGTTCCATTTAATAAATATTAATTATCTAAATTAAAACTTTTGACATCCTATTCCTCTTCAGCGGAAACACATTTATGGGCTAGGCATTGAACAGCAGGGGCAGGAACGCAGAGGTCAATCATTTCGCTGCATTGCTTGCTGTAAATATCCATTTTTTTGTAAAACTGGTCCTTGTCAACTGCTTTGTTTATAAAATGATAACAACCCCAATCAATATACTCTCCTCCTAATATTAAAATATCACAATCAGAATCGGTTTCGCAATAATTGGCATTTTTAATATCGTTCTCAATATTATTATACATTTCTTTACAAGATAAATTTTCAAAAAATGATAGTTGCTGAACGGTTAAGGAATGTTTAATTTTATCAAATTGTTTTATTAAAGACGCACGGTCAAATTCTGAAATAGTGCCTTCCGGATAATTAGCAATATTAGTGGAATGAATAAAATAACGCACCGCAAGACATGGATGAGTCCCCGGCAATGCCCAAACTTTTTCTTCATAAAAATTGCCTGCTGCTCCTTCGTTTGTTGAAGCGAAAGAATAATAAATGCCATTTTCATTTATAGTTTGAACATCGGTATTACCATAAATAAACAATCCAGCATTGCAATTTCTAACTGCTGGAATTATTTCTACTGAAACTCCGGTATCATAGCTTGATAAATTAGTGCCAAGAGCAAGGGTTTCCGGAATAGTAAATTTGACACCTGATATATTTTTATCCGGCCCAAGCCCTTGATATTTATAAGAAGTATCTACTAAATAATCAGCTGGATAGCGAATAGTAAAACCTGCTGCTTCGTCTAAATAACTATTAGGTAAGTCATTTACATACTCAATTCGACTGTAACAATTTTCTTGACTATTAGCTTCATCAAATCCTTGAATATTTTCGCAGGCTTCTTTAGCTTTTTCTTTATCATAAGTAGAAACAACCTCTGCGATATATTCAAAACAACTATCTTTCTTGGGAACATTTTCCATTTCTGCGCATAATTGCATAGCCTTTTTGAAATCGGATTTTTCTGAATCGGAATTTATTGTCTCCATCATTTCATAAAAATTACAGATATTTTTTCCGTAAATCAATTTACATTTAAGACGAGAATTTAACAACAGCCAAACGCCCCCTATTAAAAACAGCGCGATAAATAAAATAATAATAATTTTTTTATTCTTGCTCATTTTTCAAATTTATTTAATTTTTGTTTTTAAATCTTTTAAATATTACTTTTAACTTTTCGGCGATGGCTGTATAACTTTATATTATAAAATTTTATAAAGTTCGTCAACATCTAATAATGTATAAAAAGAAAAATTTAGGGTCCACAACCCTAAATTTAAAAATTCGTCCTGAAAGCCAATGTTAATGCAATGTTTCTGTGGTCTCTTTCTGGGGACTGTCCCCAAATAGTGTGCCTCTTGATAGTGTCCTGTTTAGCGCCCCCATTCGTTTATTTCTTTTTTTAGGAAAATTTCAATGCTTCTAAAATTACAGAGGCAACTTTATGAGGTTTAATTAGTTTCAAGCAGGTCAATTCTTTACAACTTTTCTTCTGACAATTTTTACAAGGCAAACTACAGTAAAAGAGATGTAGCCTTTTTGTGAACGGTCGCCAGCGAACAGGATCATTGGCAGCCGAAAAGATAGAAACAACCGGTATATTTAAGGCTGCAGCTAAATGCCCGGGACCAGAATTTACACCAATAAAAATTTTAGCCCAGGCAATTAAAGCGGCTAAATCAGATAGATTGGGATTAATAACCTGAATTACATTAGAATCATTAATACCTTTGGTTATTTGCTTAATCAAGTTTTCCTCACCTTTACCAACAACCAAAATAATCTTTACTGGGGCAGAATTGAGTAATTCCTTTATTAATTTATGCCAATGGGCAACAGGCCACATTCTAGAAGGATCCCTGCTGCCGGGATGCATTATAATTAACACATCATTTTTGCGAACACCCTTTCTAAATAAAAAATTATTAGCCCATTGCCTTTCTTCGGCTAAAAGGGGCCAATTTAATTTAATATTTTCTTTCTCTATTTCAATGCCTAATAGCTCCAGAAGATCCAAATAGATAAAAATTTGATGCTGCTTTTCGTTCAAAACAGGCACATCTGTTAAAAAGTTACCTAAACCTCCGTGATCATAGCCAATTCTTCTTTTTATTCTAGCCAAAAAAAGTAAAAGAATAACTAAAGGATCGCCCTTCGTATCAAAGGATAGATCATATTTTCTTTTCTTTAAGGTTTGAATTAATATAAAAAAAGAGATAAAACTCTTAAAAAAATCTCCCTTTTTTCTCTTTTGGTTTCCCCAAAAAGGCAAAAAGCTAATAACCCTGTTTACGCTTTTTATTCTTTTAAAAACATTTTCTGAATATGGATTAGTTAAAACATCTATTTCCGCTTTTTCAAAACGACTTTTTAAAATACTTAAAAAAGGAGATAGCAATATAGCATCTCCTATATGACCAAAATTAACTATTAAAATTTTTGAATAATAATTTTTGTTAACAACTTTTCTTTTGGGAAGCCATTTTAGAAACCAATCAATAATTGAAAAAAGAATGGTCAACCCTCGTTTTTTGTAGACGTATTTTACCATCTTATAATTCTTACAAAGTAAAATTACAATGTCCTATGAAGCGTCACTAAGCAAGTCTTAAATTTCGAACAAAGCGAGAAATTAAGGTTCTGCCAAGTAAAGCGAAGTGCGGCACTTATTCAATTATCTCTAATCGGTTAGGAAAATTTGTTAATATCCTAAACAATATTTACCTGCTCTCTAAAGATAAATCAATGCCAACTGCTCCTTTTATTTTATTTAGGCCGCAGTCTACATCTAAAATTTTTAATTTTGAATTTTGTCTAATTATAAACAACAATCTCAATTGACAAAATTCAAATAATCTTGGCGAAGTTTTTCCACTGGTCCATCGCCACCTATTATTTTACTATTCATCGCAAAATTGTAAAGATTTTAAAAATTTAGGGTCCACAACCCTAAATTTAAAAATTCGTCCTGAAAGCCAATGTTAATGCAATGTTTCTGTGGTCTCTTTCTGGGGACTGTCTCCGACTCCTTATATGTCCCCGACTCCTTATACAACAAATTGACTATTATATAAAGAAGCATAAAAGCCATTTCTGGAAATCAGTTCTTCATGTGTCCCCTGCTCAACAATACTGCCATCACGAATTGCTAAAATTAAATCAGCATTTCGAATAGTGGAAAGCCTGTGAGCAATAATAAAACTTGTTCTACCTTTCATCATTTTATCCATTGCTGCCTGAATAATTATTTCTGTACGGGTATCAACAGAGCTTGTTGCTTCATCTAAAATTAACATTGGAGCATTAGCCAGCATTGCCCGAGCTATAGTTAAAAGTTGTTTTTCACCCTGAGAAATATTATCGGCTTCCTCGCTAATTTGCATTTGATAACCTCCTGGCAGAGTACGAATAAAATGATCGGCATAAGCTGCCTCTGCGGCTTTAACTACTTCTTCATGAGAGACGTTTTCCTTGCTATAAGCAATATTCTCTTCAATTGTGCCATTAAATAGCCAAGTATCCTGCAATACCATACCAAAAAGTTTTCTTACATCAGACCGCTTCATTTTTCTAATATCTATCCCATCAATTTTAATAGCTTCGCTATTAACATCATAAAAACGCATCAAGAGATTGACTATAGTTGTTTTGCCTGCTCCAGTTGGTCCTACAATAGCAACTTTTTGGCCGGGCTTAATAGTAACGTTAAAATCTTTAATAATCATTTTCTCGGGCGTATAACCAAAAAACAAATGGATAAAATCTACTGCGCCCTTTACTTCTTTTAAAATAACAGGATTAGGAGTTTCTGGCGCTTCATCTGCTTCTTCTAAAAACTCGAATACTCTTTCTGCAGCAGCTGCTGTAGATTGAAGCACATTAGCAATGCTAGCAGTTTGGGTAATAGGGCGAGTAAATTGAGTCATATATTGTATAAAGGCCTGAATACTACCAATGCTCATCCTCCCCTGAATAGCCAACCATCCTCCCAGTACTGAAATAGCAACAAATCCACAATTCTCAATAAAATTTATTATAGGATGAAGAAGACTTGAAAAAAAGTGAGATTTCCAAGCGTTCTCATAAAGTTTATTGTTAATTCTATGAAAAATAGAGATTGACCTCTGCTCGCCATTAAAAGCTTTCACTATTGTATGACCGGAAAACATCTCTTCAATGTGGCCA encodes the following:
- the proS gene encoding Proline--tRNA ligase; its protein translation is MEQEECQYKITPRSKNYSEWYLDIIEAAELAENSPVKGCIVFKPNGYAIWENVQKILDAMLKSKGVRNAYFPLLIPKSFFEKEAEHVKGFAKECAVVTHHRLVAKDKKLIPAGLLEEPYIIRPTSETIIYHTYAKWIQSYRDLPLILNQWANVMRWELRTRPFLRTTEFLWQEGHTAHSTKKEADEMTRDILELYHNFVEDYLAIPAITGIKTENEKFAGAVYTATIEGMMQDGKALQLATSHMLGQNFAKAFNIKFADEKGLEQYVWQTSWGMSTRVIGALIMTHSDDKGLILPPKIASTPIVIVPIWDKNYEKEPIVAKAKETADKIISETNYNVYIDERDKRPGSKFYEWERKGTPLRIEIGPRDVKNNTVVAVRRDTGVKTEIHINTLIKEIKILLDDIQLNLYNRAKQYSQELTVQVNSYKDLKNRFTKSEQDGFINAYWCGDSKCEDKVKEETTATIRCILDEKEKSEESKCVVCGKRASKKVIFAKAY
- the rfaQ gene encoding Lipopolysaccharide core heptosyltransferase RfaQ translates to MVKYVYKKRGLTILFSIIDWFLKWLPKRKVVNKNYYSKILIVNFGHIGDAILLSPFLSILKSRFEKAEIDVLTNPYSENVFKRIKSVNRVISFLPFWGNQKRKKGDFFKSFISFFILIQTLKKRKYDLSFDTKGDPLVILLLFLARIKRRIGYDHGGLGNFLTDVPVLNEKQHQIFIYLDLLELLGIEIEKENIKLNWPLLAEERQWANNFLFRKGVRKNDVLIIMHPGSRDPSRMWPVAHWHKLIKELLNSAPVKIILVVGKGEENLIKQITKGINDSNVIQVINPNLSDLAALIAWAKIFIGVNSGPGHLAAALNIPVVSIFSAANDPVRWRPFTKRLHLFYCSLPCKNCQKKSCKELTCLKLIKPHKVASVILEALKFS
- a CDS encoding putative ABC transporter ATP-binding protein, whose amino-acid sequence is MSKESVSKPNNFPTNLPPKRPRPGGFGMGRGRGRGMRGAVEKPKDFKGTMRKLIKYLKPYHVSIILVLVFAILSTIFSVITPKILGDITNKIVAGIQTGGSNFSQRSGIDFAAIIRLIEILIGIYLLNVLFSYLQGWIMAGVTQKVAFNLRKNISQKINQLPLRYFDQGSHGDILSRVTNDVDTVSQSFNQSLIQIVSATTTIIGILVMMVIISWQLTLVAVVILPLSFFLTSFVVKKSQKYFFNHQVSLGKIDGHIEEMFSGHTIVKAFNGEQRSISIFHRINNKLYENAWKSHFFSSLLHPIINFIENCGFVAISVLGGWLAIQGRMSIGSIQAFIQYMTQFTRPITQTASIANVLQSTAAAAERVFEFLEEADEAPETPNPVILKEVKGAVDFIHLFFGYTPEKMIIKDFNVTIKPGQKVAIVGPTGAGKTTIVNLLMRFYDVNSEAIKIDGIDIRKMKRSDVRKLFGMVLQDTWLFNGTIEENIAYSKENVSHEEVVKAAEAAYADHFIRTLPGGYQMQISEEADNISQGEKQLLTIARAMLANAPMLILDEATSSVDTRTEIIIQAAMDKMMKGRTSFIIAHRLSTIRNADLILAIRDGSIVEQGTHEELISRNGFYASLYNSQFVV